A section of the Metabacillus endolithicus genome encodes:
- a CDS encoding O-antigen ligase family protein — protein MVFIIYLFLLLSLISFGLYPSELMHKYSLVLFAFVGIYLLIRFIRHQPIYIPLWLLLLPLLYLFTLFFGVDSVQGTLDQLLVWSTVVAFSVLLFQLKNPSQQLPLILVALSWTIIIGTYFILIKIISFPHFILPLSKEISGLGERLGGFLQYPNAFASFLAAIILFHLVQALKESKKHLYLLHSFIVLPAWPLFLLTESRGAWIVFAVVWVISFYVVPANRHVQYFILSSFMISGGTLLYMLFTLSGTNKITFSSMILLIFLGALVWLGDRFKILEKVPYLKNRHIFPLALTVFIVLTVSDLYWKGLFYRILPDSLQRRLGFDIGTLSERVLYWKDSLEHWEQFTWVGLGGKAWQLFMYRIQSSPYLTSEVHNGFLNIWIEIGIVGLIYVCVILIKAGYRLWRSHAAAFPAFLFLVAHGMLDFTFSYPFFLLFLLCLSITQKKSELSSLINKMAISITFILLISSAWLSYQFINADSAYKAANSSLTREEAQQWIQQAIDKNAWETDYVRFAVENELVTGNEKVRLLEQSLQYEPNHAWLLYQAGKAAEETGDFKKAENYYELSKENNLFPNRRN, from the coding sequence ATGGTATTTATCATTTATCTTTTTTTATTGTTATCTCTCATAAGCTTCGGTCTCTACCCTAGTGAGTTAATGCACAAATATTCCCTTGTACTTTTTGCTTTCGTAGGGATTTATTTACTCATTCGTTTCATTCGTCATCAACCTATTTATATTCCTCTATGGTTATTGCTGCTACCTCTTTTATACTTGTTTACTTTGTTTTTTGGTGTGGACTCTGTTCAAGGGACATTGGATCAGCTTCTAGTTTGGAGTACGGTGGTTGCTTTTAGTGTGTTACTTTTTCAACTAAAAAATCCTAGTCAGCAACTACCACTTATCCTTGTTGCTCTAAGCTGGACAATTATTATAGGAACCTATTTTATTTTAATAAAAATCATTTCGTTTCCACATTTTATTTTACCTTTATCTAAGGAAATTTCCGGACTTGGAGAGCGCCTTGGAGGATTTTTGCAATATCCAAATGCTTTTGCATCCTTTCTTGCTGCTATCATTTTGTTTCATCTTGTCCAAGCTTTGAAAGAGTCAAAAAAACATCTTTACCTCCTTCATAGTTTCATTGTCCTGCCGGCATGGCCTTTGTTTTTATTAACAGAGTCTCGTGGGGCATGGATTGTATTTGCCGTAGTATGGGTGATTTCATTTTATGTTGTCCCAGCAAATCGGCATGTACAATATTTTATTTTATCCTCCTTTATGATTTCAGGTGGAACCCTGCTTTATATGTTATTTACGTTAAGTGGTACGAATAAAATTACATTTTCATCAATGATTTTACTGATTTTCTTAGGTGCCCTCGTTTGGCTCGGAGATAGGTTTAAGATTTTAGAGAAAGTACCATATCTTAAAAACCGTCATATCTTTCCTTTAGCCCTAACTGTCTTCATCGTTTTAACAGTGAGTGATCTCTATTGGAAAGGATTGTTTTATAGAATCTTACCTGACTCATTACAACGTCGTCTAGGATTTGATATCGGAACACTTTCTGAACGAGTGCTGTACTGGAAGGACTCACTAGAGCATTGGGAACAATTTACCTGGGTGGGACTTGGCGGAAAAGCATGGCAGTTATTCATGTATCGAATTCAATCATCTCCGTATTTAACAAGTGAAGTTCATAACGGCTTTTTAAATATTTGGATTGAGATTGGTATCGTTGGACTAATCTATGTTTGTGTGATTTTAATTAAAGCCGGTTATCGTTTATGGCGTAGTCATGCAGCTGCGTTTCCTGCATTTCTCTTTTTAGTAGCACACGGAATGTTGGATTTTACTTTTTCCTATCCTTTCTTTTTACTTTTTCTGTTGTGTCTTTCAATCACTCAAAAAAAGTCCGAGCTTTCTTCTTTAATAAACAAAATGGCGATATCCATCACATTCATCCTACTTATTAGTAGTGCTTGGCTATCTTACCAATTTATAAATGCCGATTCAGCCTATAAAGCTGCAAACAGTTCATTGACTAGAGAAGAAGCACAGCAATGGATTCAACAGGCTATCGATAAAAATGCATGGGAAACTGATTATGTTCGCTTTGCTGTGGAAAATGAGTTGGTAACCGGAAATGAGAAAGTAAGATTACTGGAACAGTCGTTACAATATGAACCCAATCATGCTTGGCTGCTTTATCAAGCTGGTAAGGCTGCGGAAGAAACGGGGGATTTTAAGAAAGCAGAGAATTATTATGAGCTTTCTAAAGAGAATAACCTCTTTCCTAATAGAAGGAATTGA
- a CDS encoding transglutaminase domain-containing protein, protein MFTLRRTLLLVILFFCFSHVQAYAGSWEVPYKDALNVANQLKQKQTAFDRAINQGNLELVDSLYNDFSALIGKTERAIGKVPRSSKREYLLNEFVRPAKISRERVIYEVSQLRLLEQIDANVKKGSFNEAKNLLAKLDRLKKRAVEIKDAGGYASLPSAVNSYLTNYENTLRNTIVTGSVPSLYSSIYNGISSIKPEINVGSFSKDSDVVFETLNSVLQDHPELFYFSYKGSLFWSDGRFEIKYLYSTSTILSMKSQLEQKANQILSKTITPGMSEYQKVKAIHDYLVLNMAYDYDNYLRGSLPEDSYNVYGALIKGTAVCEGYTEAMIYLLGKLNIETKYVTGTGNGGAHAWNKVKIDGVWYNVDATWNDPVPDKKGYVRYDYFLVTDSELAKDHKWDNSGFPKATDGKFMK, encoded by the coding sequence ATGTTTACGTTGAGGAGAACACTATTATTAGTGATCCTGTTTTTCTGCTTCTCACATGTACAAGCTTATGCGGGTTCTTGGGAAGTTCCATATAAAGATGCATTAAACGTAGCTAATCAATTGAAACAAAAGCAAACAGCATTTGATCGGGCAATCAATCAGGGAAATCTTGAGTTAGTCGATTCTTTATATAATGATTTTTCAGCTTTGATCGGAAAAACTGAAAGAGCTATAGGGAAGGTTCCACGCAGTTCAAAGCGTGAGTATTTGTTGAACGAATTTGTAAGACCAGCAAAAATCTCAAGAGAACGGGTCATTTATGAAGTATCACAGCTTCGTTTGCTAGAGCAAATCGATGCAAACGTGAAAAAAGGAAGCTTTAATGAAGCAAAAAACTTACTAGCAAAGCTTGATCGTTTAAAGAAGAGAGCCGTTGAAATTAAGGATGCCGGTGGATATGCCTCCCTGCCTTCTGCGGTAAATAGCTATCTTACAAACTATGAAAATACCTTAAGAAATACAATAGTAACAGGTAGTGTGCCGAGCCTTTATTCTTCTATTTATAACGGAATCTCGAGTATAAAGCCGGAAATTAATGTTGGGAGTTTTTCAAAGGATTCAGATGTTGTTTTTGAAACATTGAATTCGGTTCTTCAAGATCATCCAGAGCTTTTTTATTTTAGCTATAAAGGAAGTTTGTTCTGGTCTGATGGTAGATTTGAAATTAAGTATCTATACTCTACGAGTACGATATTATCGATGAAAAGTCAGTTAGAGCAGAAGGCAAACCAGATTCTTTCAAAGACGATCACGCCTGGAATGTCTGAGTATCAAAAGGTGAAAGCGATTCATGATTACCTAGTTTTGAATATGGCTTATGATTATGATAATTATCTGAGGGGGTCACTACCTGAAGACTCTTATAATGTGTATGGAGCACTTATAAAAGGGACGGCTGTTTGTGAAGGTTATACCGAAGCTATGATTTATTTGCTAGGTAAGTTGAATATTGAAACGAAGTACGTGACTGGTACAGGCAACGGTGGGGCTCACGCCTGGAACAAAGTTAAGATTGATGGTGTCTGGTATAACGTTGACGCTACTTGGAATGATCCTGTTCCGGATAAGAAAGGCTATGTGCGTTATGATTACTTCCTGGTGACGGATAGTGAATTGGCGAAGGATCATAAGTGGGATAATTCTGGGTTTCCGAAGGCGACGGATGGGAAGTTTATGAAATAG
- a CDS encoding LCP family protein, which translates to MIAQYDTKEGTAKLVSIMRDTYVEIPDYKNYKVNTAYFLGGPELLRETIQENFGIDLHYYALVDFKGFQQVVDTLAPEGIEMDVEQSMSKNIGVSLEPGVQMLDGAELLGYARYRADAKGDFGRVERQQKVINALKDELISVNGVTKLPKLIGTVQPYIETNVDGAEVIGILKDFVLNTPEDIETMTIPVEGSYTSASYSHAGSVLEIDMEENKAALDAFLNGGSSVVTSDSEEEQ; encoded by the coding sequence ATGATTGCCCAATATGATACCAAAGAAGGAACAGCCAAGCTTGTATCAATCATGCGTGATACGTATGTTGAAATACCAGATTACAAAAACTATAAAGTGAACACAGCTTATTTCTTAGGTGGTCCTGAATTATTAAGAGAAACCATTCAAGAAAACTTTGGAATTGACCTTCATTATTATGCACTTGTTGATTTCAAAGGCTTCCAGCAGGTTGTTGATACTCTAGCACCTGAAGGAATCGAGATGGACGTTGAACAAAGCATGTCCAAAAACATTGGTGTAAGCTTAGAGCCTGGTGTGCAAATGCTTGATGGAGCAGAGCTGCTCGGGTATGCAAGATATCGTGCTGACGCAAAAGGTGACTTTGGACGAGTTGAGCGTCAACAGAAAGTAATTAATGCTTTAAAAGACGAATTAATTAGTGTGAATGGTGTTACGAAGCTTCCAAAATTAATTGGTACGGTACAACCTTATATTGAAACAAATGTTGATGGTGCTGAAGTGATTGGGATTTTAAAAGACTTTGTTTTAAACACACCAGAAGATATCGAGACAATGACGATTCCAGTTGAAGGTTCGTATACGAGTGCAAGCTATTCTCATGCTGGATCTGTATTAGAGATTGATATGGAAGAGAATAAAGCGGCGTTAGATGCGTTTTTGAATGGTGGTTCGTCGGTGGTGACGAGTGATTCGGAAGAGGAACAGTAA
- a CDS encoding L,D-transpeptidase family protein: protein MKKQLLFFLALVVCFTMIPQHSNAASQLNGFDSMNQISDENQIIIVNNNGGIGAVVTTYEKSNGEWRKALPTMSAVVGKNGISTKQQEGDGITPTGVYSLGTAFGWGEKPAGVKLPYRTTTANDYWIDDPASSDYNKWVTYNGNPNTRWNSYEILKQPLYKYAVAVNYNTDPIVKGKGSAIFLHVWRSSTSPTAGCVALAEENVKKLLTWIDPAKKPIIVIGKTIQINNLLNDHAEEAASQAVADAQIKANKLRGKYVASSIEEVTLSPQFSSDYSAAKIAILNAQAKINLLQSAKKHELQQGARCR, encoded by the coding sequence TTGAAAAAGCAGCTATTATTTTTCCTGGCACTTGTGGTTTGTTTTACGATGATTCCACAACATTCAAATGCAGCCAGTCAACTAAATGGCTTTGATTCTATGAACCAAATTAGTGATGAAAACCAGATCATCATCGTGAATAACAATGGTGGCATCGGTGCTGTTGTCACAACATATGAAAAAAGTAACGGTGAGTGGAGAAAAGCTCTTCCAACCATGTCGGCCGTCGTTGGTAAGAACGGAATTTCAACTAAGCAACAAGAAGGTGACGGAATTACACCAACTGGAGTGTACTCTCTTGGCACTGCTTTTGGCTGGGGTGAAAAACCAGCTGGTGTTAAGCTGCCATATCGAACTACAACAGCAAATGATTATTGGATAGATGACCCAGCTTCTTCTGATTACAACAAATGGGTTACCTATAATGGAAACCCTAATACTCGCTGGAATTCCTATGAAATTTTAAAGCAGCCTCTTTACAAATATGCAGTAGCGGTTAACTACAATACAGACCCGATTGTGAAAGGAAAAGGAAGTGCGATTTTCTTACACGTATGGAGAAGCTCAACAAGTCCAACAGCTGGTTGTGTTGCTCTTGCAGAAGAAAATGTAAAGAAGCTTTTAACATGGATTGATCCTGCGAAAAAGCCAATCATTGTAATTGGAAAGACAATCCAAATTAACAATCTTTTAAATGATCATGCTGAAGAAGCAGCAAGTCAAGCTGTAGCAGATGCTCAAATAAAGGCCAATAAGCTAAGAGGGAAATACGTTGCATCATCTATAGAAGAAGTAACTCTTTCTCCACAGTTTAGTTCAGATTATTCAGCTGCGAAAATAGCTATTTTAAACGCACAAGCAAAAATCAATCTCCTTCAGAGTGCGAAAAAACATGAGCTACAACAAGGGGCTAGATGCCGTTAA
- a CDS encoding S8 family peptidase, whose protein sequence is MYHLDNLKMDDATKLAGKNKVKVAVVDTGVDANHPELKNKIVYNYNVMDPMKKGATDLHGTHVAGIIAAEKNNEVGGYGVNPNVQIVSIDVFNRSMFASDYSVAEGILEAVKQKVQVINLSLGSTVPSPIIKEAIDKAIEANITVVAAAGNSGSEMLEYPASFNGVISVGATNEENQLAEFSTYGSSVDVVAPGQDIYSSAYDAERGSTFMKLDGTSMASPVVAGTVSLLLSKNPKLTPQQVQYILNTTATDLGSRGYDTTYGFGLINPINALKYDTSKIPAVQKVSENQLVEKAKKLDGEGKSVQKGAITKLYQTDYYQLPVNAGEYVQVSLDPYKKNNDYEYELYFFPEGETEAAAEKLTVNDVTVGATEASLYKAPEAGTVVIGVKDALKKYSESAKQTYTLTVEKVAELQEDGLSEENMASITKFPYKSGNLYFTEATPPVSEEETPAEEEVPVDPLAIGDSDFFTFSIPESSDSSETYEFSSTGVPGIDVTLNLYMVEKFEMDGEVIEEKMLYDAVNDKGYGQGESFTFTGMPGATYILEVTNNPLSELLMWGYLDSELDLTRGFSSNIPYQVTLDKAVLPADEDQFPEASYDYSEEVTEEYVEQAYRTKDSIRNGILEDLLALLMGGQEDYYSLVPEIAMPYTLDEEKTGYFQYSGDEDWYSVELDKAGLYEVSYDSNGAEAGIEIYQQDPETGSFIMLASNQYFDMVGVSMNEKTYVGLKADQTYYIKLADPNYRPNFNEYTFSAKFVAESPVDKQESNDVYAEATELKPGTITGNFSTEQDMDMFYFTPDSNGIYGYQVQPVESKTNSKYPKQIQRELDPVVFVIEDTDGDGELDVEEEGKLTITDFGFSGDEERGSFNASKGKGYFVVLFDYYGTSSFKDYKFTFASGNKVDEDKGSVIKNNVPSKPISLSKDKSGKLTGTGYLNPSTGKGDVDYYKLVIPNAKQKYKVSLDVPTDVDGVISLYEANGKQILKKDLYGKGDSEEFYVNLKKELTSLK, encoded by the coding sequence ATGTATCATTTAGATAATCTTAAAATGGATGATGCTACAAAACTAGCAGGTAAAAACAAAGTGAAAGTAGCTGTTGTTGATACGGGTGTTGATGCAAATCATCCTGAATTAAAGAATAAGATCGTTTATAACTATAATGTTATGGATCCTATGAAAAAGGGTGCAACAGATTTACATGGTACACATGTAGCTGGAATTATTGCTGCTGAGAAGAACAATGAAGTGGGTGGCTATGGAGTTAACCCAAATGTTCAAATCGTATCGATTGATGTATTTAATCGCTCAATGTTTGCAAGTGATTATTCTGTTGCAGAAGGAATTTTAGAGGCGGTTAAACAAAAGGTACAAGTTATTAACCTAAGCCTTGGATCAACAGTTCCTTCTCCAATTATTAAAGAAGCAATTGATAAAGCAATTGAAGCAAATATTACAGTTGTTGCAGCAGCAGGTAATAGTGGCTCTGAAATGCTAGAATATCCAGCGTCATTCAATGGTGTTATTAGCGTTGGGGCAACTAATGAAGAAAATCAGCTAGCTGAATTCTCAACTTATGGTTCATCTGTTGATGTAGTTGCACCAGGTCAAGACATCTATAGCTCAGCTTATGATGCAGAACGCGGTTCAACATTTATGAAGCTTGATGGAACTTCAATGGCTTCACCTGTGGTAGCTGGGACAGTTTCACTACTTTTATCGAAAAATCCTAAATTAACACCACAACAAGTTCAGTACATCCTAAATACAACTGCAACAGATTTAGGTAGCAGAGGGTATGATACTACTTATGGATTTGGTTTAATCAATCCTATTAATGCTTTAAAATATGATACTTCCAAAATACCAGCAGTACAAAAAGTATCAGAGAATCAATTAGTAGAAAAAGCAAAAAAACTTGATGGTGAAGGAAAATCTGTTCAAAAAGGAGCTATTACGAAGCTTTATCAAACAGATTACTATCAATTGCCTGTAAATGCAGGAGAATATGTACAAGTAAGCTTAGATCCTTACAAAAAGAATAATGACTATGAATATGAGCTTTATTTCTTCCCAGAAGGAGAAACAGAAGCAGCAGCTGAAAAGCTAACTGTAAACGATGTAACAGTTGGTGCAACAGAGGCTTCCTTATACAAAGCACCTGAAGCAGGAACGGTTGTGATTGGCGTTAAAGATGCACTGAAAAAATATAGTGAATCAGCAAAACAAACGTACACATTAACAGTTGAAAAAGTAGCTGAGTTACAAGAAGATGGTTTATCTGAAGAAAATATGGCTTCTATTACAAAGTTCCCATACAAATCAGGTAACCTATATTTCACTGAAGCAACACCACCCGTTTCAGAAGAAGAAACACCAGCTGAAGAAGAAGTTCCTGTTGATCCATTAGCGATCGGTGATAGTGACTTTTTCACGTTCTCTATTCCTGAAAGCAGTGATAGTTCAGAAACATACGAATTTAGTTCAACAGGTGTTCCTGGAATTGACGTTACCCTAAATCTTTATATGGTTGAGAAATTTGAGATGGATGGGGAAGTTATCGAAGAGAAGATGCTCTACGATGCGGTAAATGACAAAGGATATGGACAAGGTGAATCGTTCACATTTACTGGTATGCCTGGAGCTACTTATATTCTTGAAGTAACGAATAACCCATTATCTGAATTGTTAATGTGGGGATATTTAGATTCAGAACTAGATTTAACAAGAGGATTTTCTTCAAACATTCCTTATCAAGTAACACTTGATAAAGCTGTATTACCAGCTGATGAAGATCAGTTCCCTGAAGCTTCATATGATTACTCAGAGGAAGTAACTGAGGAATACGTGGAACAAGCTTATAGAACAAAAGATAGTATCCGAAATGGTATTTTAGAAGATTTATTGGCTTTACTAATGGGAGGGCAAGAAGATTATTATTCACTTGTTCCTGAGATAGCAATGCCATACACTTTGGATGAAGAAAAAACAGGCTATTTCCAATATAGTGGTGATGAAGATTGGTATTCTGTTGAGCTAGACAAAGCAGGATTATATGAAGTTTCTTATGATAGCAATGGAGCAGAAGCTGGAATTGAAATTTATCAGCAAGATCCTGAAACAGGTAGCTTTATTATGCTAGCGTCTAATCAATACTTTGATATGGTTGGAGTATCAATGAATGAGAAAACGTATGTGGGATTAAAAGCTGATCAAACATACTATATTAAGTTAGCAGATCCGAACTATCGTCCAAACTTTAACGAGTACACGTTCTCTGCCAAGTTTGTTGCTGAATCACCAGTTGATAAGCAAGAATCAAACGATGTTTATGCAGAAGCTACAGAGTTAAAACCAGGAACGATCACTGGTAACTTCTCAACAGAGCAAGATATGGACATGTTCTACTTCACACCGGATTCAAATGGTATTTACGGATATCAAGTACAACCAGTGGAAAGTAAAACAAATAGTAAATATCCTAAACAAATTCAAAGAGAATTAGATCCAGTTGTGTTTGTCATTGAGGACACAGATGGAGATGGAGAATTAGACGTCGAAGAAGAAGGTAAATTAACAATTACAGATTTCGGTTTCTCTGGTGATGAAGAACGTGGATCATTTAATGCTTCAAAAGGAAAAGGTTACTTTGTTGTATTGTTTGATTACTATGGAACATCATCATTCAAAGATTACAAGTTTACATTCGCTTCAGGAAATAAAGTGGATGAAGACAAAGGATCTGTGATTAAAAATAATGTTCCATCAAAACCTATATCTCTAAGCAAAGACAAGAGTGGGAAATTAACTGGTACAGGCTACTTAAATCCATCAACTGGTAAAGGTGATGTTGATTACTATAAGCTTGTGATTCCAAACGCAAAACAGAAATATAAAGTATCACTAGATGTACCAACGGATGTAGATGGTGTAATCAGCCTTTACGAGGCAAACGGAAAGCAAATTCTTAAAAAGGATCTTTATGGAAAAGGAGATTCTGAAGAATTTTATGTGAACCTGAAAAAGGAACTTACTTCTTTAAAGTAG
- a CDS encoding S8 family serine peptidase — MKSFKKAGVMAFALALTFSSVGQSQVSYATSQPEQAQKSYNEALSKLGFKNSSVQSLPTSKGEDEVYFEDLLVVKYKKGISSNTHKKMGTTLVKKVSSLQYDVVRVTNKKNLDKIAADYMKRADVQSVSKSAKISKLGLPDQKI, encoded by the coding sequence ATGAAAAGTTTTAAGAAAGCAGGCGTTATGGCATTTGCTTTAGCTTTGACTTTTTCCTCTGTGGGACAAAGTCAGGTAAGTTATGCGACGAGTCAGCCAGAGCAAGCACAAAAGAGTTATAACGAAGCATTAAGCAAGCTTGGATTTAAGAATTCAAGTGTACAATCTCTTCCAACATCTAAAGGTGAGGATGAAGTGTACTTTGAGGACCTTTTAGTCGTTAAGTACAAAAAGGGAATTTCCTCTAATACTCATAAAAAAATGGGTACAACTTTAGTGAAGAAAGTAAGCAGTCTTCAATATGACGTTGTTCGAGTAACGAATAAGAAGAATCTTGATAAAATTGCAGCAGATTATATGAAACGTGCTGATGTTCAATCGGTTTCTAAGAGTGCTAAAATCTCTAAGCTTGGTTTACCGGACCAAAAGATCTGA
- a CDS encoding JAB domain-containing protein: MTSPSPEDAYELFKQFLDQVDQEYFVELCLDTKNQPTNINVCHVGSLNASIVSCSEVFKSAISSNSNAIIVCHVHLPMIPHHQGKMLRLQNGQIKVDNAINEKITHPVMGEGMC, from the coding sequence ATTACAAGTCCAAGTCCAGAAGACGCTTATGAGCTATTTAAACAATTTCTTGATCAAGTAGATCAAGAGTATTTTGTTGAACTGTGCTTAGATACGAAAAATCAACCTACGAACATCAATGTGTGTCACGTAGGAAGTTTGAATGCAAGTATTGTCAGTTGTAGTGAAGTATTCAAGTCTGCTATATCGTCTAATTCAAATGCTATCATTGTATGTCATGTACACCTCCCAATGATCCCACACCATCAAGGTAAGATGTTGAGGTTGCAAAACGGTCAAATTAAGGTGGATAACGCTATTAACGAAAAAATTACGCATCCAGTAATGGGTGAGGGAATGTGTTAA
- a CDS encoding fibronectin type III domain-containing protein — translation MRLDGATKVRVSSDTIYDLQDYTVNPLDNGFLLSTKIYDKEENKFLLANLELEWLDANNNVIGKATYVIDATAVNLDQPAITPVTGVNVSTTDTDTVNAGGVENTIKWTDSLADDIASYRIVRAEVDDIEDGTATEVATDIAEGTQTYTDDTAVAGTEYFYFVVAVDGAGNEGAPTNGTSVTTATDEEDTEAPAAVTGVNVSTTDTDTLNAGGVENTIKWTDSLADDIASYRIVRAEADDIEDGTATEVAIDIAEGTQTYTDDTAVAGTEYFYFVVAVDGAGNEGAPTNGTSVTTATDEEDTEAPAAVTGVNVSTTDTDTLNAGGVENTIKWTDSLADDIASYRIVRAEADDIEDGTATEVAIDIAEGTQTYTDDTAVAGTEYFYFVVAVDGAGNEGAPTNGTSVTTATDEEDTEAPAAVTGVNVSTTDTDTLNAGGVENTIKWTDSLADDIASYRIVRAEADDIEDGTATEVATDIAEGTQTYTDDTAVAGTEYFYFVVAVDGAGNEGAPTNGTSVTTATDEEDTEAPAVANKVTEETATSVTVTVTEAGNVYISSSETQINTGSDSLSAWDVSGNSGELTAATVASNLSGGGTIVFTLDDTTSTEHTGVTITIDLSQIVDEAGNALINDTTAANTVLTITEDGATWSAVLGES, via the coding sequence ATGAGGCTTGATGGAGCGACTAAGGTACGAGTATCAAGTGATACTATATATGACCTGCAAGACTATACAGTAAATCCACTAGATAATGGATTCTTACTAAGTACAAAGATCTATGACAAAGAGGAAAATAAATTCCTATTAGCTAATCTCGAATTAGAGTGGTTAGATGCGAATAATAATGTAATTGGAAAAGCGACATACGTTATTGATGCAACTGCGGTAAATTTGGACCAACCTGCTATAACGCCAGTAACAGGAGTGAACGTATCGACAACAGATACAGACACAGTGAATGCAGGTGGAGTAGAGAATACAATTAAATGGACAGATAGTTTGGCAGATGATATTGCATCTTACCGCATTGTAAGAGCTGAAGTAGATGATATTGAGGATGGAACTGCGACAGAAGTAGCAACTGATATAGCGGAAGGAACGCAAACGTACACAGATGATACAGCAGTAGCGGGTACAGAATACTTCTACTTTGTAGTAGCTGTAGATGGAGCAGGAAATGAAGGAGCACCAACAAATGGAACTTCAGTAACAACAGCTACAGATGAAGAAGATACAGAGGCACCAGCAGCAGTAACAGGAGTGAACGTATCGACAACAGATACAGACACATTGAATGCAGGTGGAGTAGAGAATACAATTAAATGGACAGATAGTTTGGCAGATGATATTGCATCTTACCGCATTGTAAGAGCTGAAGCAGATGATATTGAGGATGGAACTGCGACAGAAGTAGCAATTGATATAGCGGAAGGAACGCAAACGTACACAGATGATACAGCAGTAGCGGGTACAGAATATTTCTACTTTGTAGTAGCTGTAGATGGAGCAGGAAATGAAGGAGCACCAACAAATGGAACTTCAGTAACAACAGCTACAGATGAAGAAGATACAGAGGCACCAGCAGCAGTAACAGGAGTGAACGTATCGACAACAGATACAGACACATTGAATGCAGGTGGAGTAGAGAATACAATTAAATGGACAGATAGTTTGGCAGATGATATTGCATCTTACCGCATTGTAAGAGCTGAAGCAGATGATATTGAGGATGGAACTGCGACAGAAGTAGCAATTGATATAGCGGAAGGAACGCAAACGTACACAGATGATACAGCAGTAGCGGGTACAGAATATTTCTACTTTGTAGTAGCTGTAGATGGAGCAGGAAATGAAGGAGCACCAACAAATGGAACTTCAGTAACAACAGCTACAGATGAAGAAGATACAGAGGCACCAGCAGCAGTAACAGGAGTGAACGTATCGACAACAGATACAGACACATTGAATGCAGGTGGAGTAGAGAATACAATTAAATGGACAGATAGTTTGGCAGATGATATTGCATCTTACCGCATTGTAAGAGCTGAAGCAGATGATATTGAGGATGGAACTGCGACAGAAGTAGCAACTGATATAGCGGAAGGAACGCAAACGTACACAGATGATACAGCAGTAGCGGGTACAGAATACTTCTACTTTGTAGTAGCTGTGGATGGAGCAGGAAATGAAGGAGCACCAACAAATGGAACTTCAGTAACAACAGCTACAGATGAAGAAGATACAGAGGCACCAGCAGTAGCCAACAAAGTTACAGAAGAAACTGCAACATCAGTAACAGTAACAGTAACAGAAGCAGGAAATGTTTATATCAGCAGTTCAGAAACACAAATCAACACTGGAAGTGATTCACTATCGGCATGGGATGTAAGCGGCAATTCAGGCGAATTAACAGCGGCAACAGTTGCATCTAACTTGAGTGGTGGCGGAACTATTGTATTTACTTTAGATGACACAACAAGTACTGAACATACAGGTGTAACTATTACTATAGACTTAAGTCAAATTGTTGATGAAGCAGGAAATGCTTTAATTAATGATACAACAGCAGCTAATACTGTTCTGACAATTACAGAAGATGGAGCTACTTGGAGTGCTGTACTAGGAGAATCTTAA